GCCTGCCGTGATGCAGCTAGATAATCATAGCCTGGAAATGATCCCGCTTGATTGTTTTTTGGAACCTTCCTCGATGCGGCACTAGATTCGGGCAACTGGTCTGCGTCGATTAGCTCTGCGTTTAGGATGCGGTCGAGAATTTCCTGCTGAACAGCACCGTGTTTCATTATCAAGGTCAAAATGCGGAGAAGATCCAGGAGCTCGTCGTTCCACGTGGTAGTGCGGATGCGATCCAGTGGCACCCCAGCGACTCCAGTGATAATTGTAGTTCTAGCCTGACCCGGATCTGGCGTTAGCGCATTATGTATATTTTCGGGTGTGGCGGTTTCTGCTCGATGATTTATGAGATGGATCATAACGCGAAAACGCCCCCGTCGCGATGCTTCAGGTTGGGCCTGGTATTCGGACGAGAGCGCTTTCTATATGGGGTTCAGTATGCCACTTATGACATCTGCCCTCTCGTTAGATGAGAGTATAGATCTATGGCGAGAAAATCAAGGGGGCATGCACAACGCGACCAGAATGTCCTTGAGCACATTGGCACAGACCGTATGCACTCCTATCTCGCGGAAGTGCAAGGGCATCCTGGTCGCGCCCTTAATCTCTACCGGTGGAACGCTGAATTGTCTTCATCATTCTGGCCACTTATTTCGGTGACTGAAGTCAGCCTTCGTAACGCTCTCGACGAATACCTCGGGCAGTGGTGCCAGAACAACGGCGGCCACCGTGATTGGCTGTTGCGTATTGACCAAGCTCCCCGTGACCTCAAGGACGAATTTGGCGGGAAGGCCCGGACGTTTAGAAGCCGGGCAGACGACGCCAAGAAGATCCGTGACACCGGTACTGGACTAACGATTGTGCCACATCGCCGACAGAACGCCCCCTTAACCAACGGCGACATTCTCTCCCAGATAACCCTCGGAGAATGGGGGAATGTCATCCCCTCCGCTCCAAGGCCCCTTGATGACGGATCAATAGCCCTTTTTCCCGATCCCACTACAGCGCAGCGACGAGAACGACTCTGGAACCAGGTGATTTGCCGAGCTTTTCCTGCCGGTGAACAACCCTACGCGCTGGCAGGAGATATTAATCGGTTGAAACTCTTCCGCAATCGGATCGCTCACCATGAACCCATTTTTGCGGTCAACTACCGACGCCATAGGAATGACTTGCTTAGGGTACTTCGCAGTGTGGCGCCACCGGTTCATGAGTGGTACACCTCCAGTGATCCGCTGCCGGAAGTATTCAGGAATGATCCCCGCAACTCCTGATGGCTGCTGTGGCTATCGCGGAATCCCCCTCGTCACATAAGTGTGCTCTATCGGAAGATACCTTCGGTATGTTGATCAGTTTCTGACGTCACACTTGTTTATGGGCGTTATCTAAAAATTGCTGTGAGTTCGCTGACCCTACTGGTGCTGGAGGAATGCTGGCAGTAAACAACAGTCACTGATTAAATAATTTCTGGTGGGGCAACTACGACAATGGGGGCACTTTCTTAGGTTACTGCTCCCAGCGTTGCAGATCGGGGTGGTTGTGATGCTCCTATAGTGTGTCAAGCGGTTTTCAGGAATTTTTCGTAGGCCGACGCTAATTCCGTTAACGGACGTTTTCCAGTCTCGATGTCACTGATCCTCGCCGGGGCGCACCCTAAATGTTGCGCTACGTACACCTGGGTGAGCTGCTTCGCGATGCGCAGTTCTTTCAGCTCATCTCGCCGAAGATCCCTCGGTTGGGGCGTACTGCGCTTGGTACAGATCACGCGGTAGACCTCTCTGATGATGGCTCGCTTGAGGCAGCGAATAATTTCCTTTTTCGACAACCCTTCTGCGGTGCGCCTAGCGACGTAGGCTTTGGTGCGTTGGTCATAGCGCATCCTCACAAGAGCAATCCGATACAACGCCGAGTTCGCACGCCGGTCACCACCACGATTAAGCCGGTGCCGGTTGGTTCGCCCAGAGCTTGCCGGCAATGGAGCCACCCCACACAAGTTCGCCAGCGCTGCTTCCGAGTGAATGCGCTCAGGATTATCTCCGATGCTGATCAACAGATCAGCGGAAACAAGAGCCCCACATCCTACGATATTGCTGACATGAGGATTGATCATTGACACCAGAGCAGCGATCCGGGCTTCCAACTCATCACACTGCACCCGCAACGCGCGGTAGGTCGTGGCCAGAATCTTCAGGCTGGTCAGCACACCATTTCGCGGATCGCTAAGATCCGGCGATGGACGGCAGTACACCAATGCGTTGACAAGGGTGTGGTTAGTCATAGTTCCGTAGCGGGCGCGGATATCATTAGGGGCTGTGACCAGCATCGACTTTATCGTCGTGATGAGTGTCGTGGTGGTGGACACCAGCTGTTTCCGGGTGATCTGTAACGCTCGTAACGACTCCACCGGGCCTGTGGAATCTTTAGGCGTGCTCAGTCCTTCACCTGACAGGACCTGTCGCGCGGCGGCAAGGGCATCCACCGGATCTGACTTCCCGTCCCGGCGTCGGATGCTGCGCTTCGGGCGCAGGACTTCAACTACCGTGTAGCCACGGTCTATCAGGTGCCGGGTTAATCCGGCACCGAAAGAGTTGGTTCCTTCTACTCCGACGGTGCCGACACCGTGCTTGTTAAGAAACTCGGTGAGGTGTGTGTAGCCGGCCCTGGTGGTGGGAAAGGTTTCGGTGGCCAGATGCCGGCCGGTTGCAGTCACCGTGGCAACGGTGTGGGTGTCGGTGTGGGTGTCGACCCCAGCAACGGGTTTTGCAGAGAAATCGATGTCTGTGGTCATGGCTGTCAGCGCTTTCGTATAGGGAAATGGTGAAGGTAGCCGCTGATCCGAGGGTTCGGGCAGACAAGACACTGATGGGACTAGTACCATGACACCTGCCAGGGTGGTCACGGTGAGAGGTCACGCTCCTATAAAGTCATGACCGAATCACCGGATCGCGGTGCGGGGCGAGAACCAGCCCGGAAGACAGATCGCAACGAAGGCACACAATCAGATTGTGACCAGTCCGCTAGTGGGTCATTCCGAGTGGTTCTTGTCCCGCACTCTCTATTATCAGTGTCCCGTAGCGTGGTGTATCTGTAACTACCGGTGAGGGCCTGATGAATGCATGAGGCGACCACCGTAGTACCTTTCGATTCCATAACCACACTTCCTCGAAAGGGATAACCACGATGGCCGCTGCCCCTTATTCTATAGACCCGACTACCTACTTAGACGAATTGCTTGCCCAAGCATCGCCTGATCTGATGCGCGAGATGCTTCAAGGTTTCATTAACCAAATCCTGTCGACTCAAGCTGACCAGGTCTGCGGCGCTGAATACGCCACCTCCTCTGAGTCTCGTACTAACGTCCGCAATGGCTACCGCCACCGTGACCTGGATACTCGTGTGGGCACCATTGATGTCGCCGTGCCCAAACTGCGCACCGGCTCGTTCTTCCCAGATTGGCTACTTCAACGACGCACCCGGGCAGAACGCGCACTAACGACCGTGATCGCCACCTGCTACCTGAAAGGCGTATCGACTCGCAGGATGAACGATCTCGTCGCCAGTTTGGGAATCAATAACCTGTCGAAGTCACAGGTATCCGAGATGGCGAAAGACCTTGACGGCATGGTCGAAGATTTCCGCACTCGCCCGCTAGATACCGGACCCTACCTCTATGTTTCCTGTGACGCGTTGACCATGAAAGTCCGTGAAGGCGGGCGGGTGGTCAAAACCTCCGTACTACTAGCCACCGGTGTTAACGCCGAAGGCTACAGGGAACTACTTGGCATGCAGGTCGCTACCTCTGAATCAGTGGCCTCGTGGACCGGGTTCTTTAGAGATCTCAAAGCCCGCGGACTTAACGAGGTCTACCTCGTGACCAGTGACGCCCATTTGGGCATCCAGCATGCCATTGGTGAAGTACTACCGAATGCGTCCTGGCAACGGTGTCGTACGCATTTTGCCAAGAACCTCTCGTCGATGGTGCCGAAGACGCAATGGCCGACGCTATCGGCAATGTTTCATACCATCTTTCAACAACCCGATGCGCAGGCAGTATGGAATCAAGCCCGGGAGGTCGTGGCTTTTTGCGAGGAAAAGTTCCCGCACGTTGCTCACTACCTGGAAGAAGCCCTCGAGGAACTCCTAGCGTTTACTCATGCTCCGAAATCAGTGTGGACCAAAATCTGGTCGAATAACCCGACCGAGAGACATAATCGGGAGATCCGTCGGCGTACGGATGTCGTAGGTATTTTCCCTAACCGTGACGCGGTTATCCGTCTCGTCGGTGCGGTACTGGCTGAACAGCATGATGACTGGATTCAGCAAAATCGCTACATGTCACTGACCAGCCTGGAACACACCAAGGCGATGATCAACGCCAACGTCATCGACGCCGACAACACTCAGGAGGTTGCATGAACCGGCAACAGCACCGGCAACGAGCCGGCCCCTGAAGACCAATTTCACTGCTTGTTTTATCGAAAGGCAGAAACACCACTCAACCGGACTTGACCATCGGGGTTCCAAGTCCCTGAAATGCCTTTACCTGAAAGTAGGTCGTTAAGGCATTTTCCCACGGTCTCTAACGCCACCTCTAGTTTTTGGTAGATGGCAGGAAAGTCTGCAGCGGAACGTGCCTGTTTGGAGTAGCCTTTCTCCCATTTGGGCCCTGGGACTTCAAGACTCTTGGGGAGGACGACAGTTGGCCGGTTTTCGTTTTCTCGAGAAACTAGCTTCGACAGCTTTTTCGCATCCAGGGGTTGGGAAGTGGTAATGCGGACGAGATCAATAAGGTCATGAAATCTGGTAGAGGCTTCAGTCCCTCGATGAAGTTCGTAGCAAGCGCACAGCTTATCGGCCATTACGTTTTCTACTGCAACCATCGAAACAATAGTCCCTGGAGGCAGGCTCTCATGTTCAATAACTGGTGCAATAGGCACCTGATCAACCGGACAATCTAGATGTTGTTGAGTGGATAGATCCAAACTGAAATCAACAATTTTGTAACCCCCGATGTTCATGGCCACCTTGATAGAATCTCTAGTGAGATCTTGGGGGTCTTGATTATCACGCGCAGGCTCTTTCAGTACAAAACTAAAGTCAGGATCAGTCGGGCCCGGGGTGTTGACGAAGTGGCTGAGTTCCTTTAAAGCTTCTGACGGTTGAAGATGATCATTCCGAGCAAGATCAATATCCTTACTACGGCGACCAGAACCAATACGCAGCAATAAACTTGTTCCGCCTTTGAGTACCCAGGGGCATTCGGCGTGAGAAAACAGCCTGGTGAGAAACATATCGAAAGCAAACTGATGCTGAACATTAAGGGCTGCTACTTTCTGATTCTGCGCCTCTTTGCGAAGTTTATTTAGAAGCTGGGTGCGCTTACGGGCAGTTTCTAGCGCTCTTTGTGAGTTATTCATCGTCGCCCTTTGCGTCATTGTGGTTTGCAGCCGTTTCCCCCTTATTATCTGCAATGTCTCCCCATATTAAATCCCAGTTTATCTTCGGAGAGATAGTTTGCATTATCTCAGACAGTTGGGAAGTGGTATCTAGCGCAGGTATTGCAAAAGACGGAAAGGAACCTGATATTTCTGCCAGCAGTTCTGCGTTTTTCTGCATAGCGGATTTCCATGGAGGATCTGGGAAGGATCCAATAATTGGCCTGGCCATATTCATGTACGAATCGGCTAAGGAGCTTTTGAGTATGGAAGCGTGAAGTTCTCTATTTAATGCCGCCATAGGATTCTCAAACACGCCATTGCTAGGGTTTCCCAAGGCTTGGACTAGAGCTGAGAACTGGGATGCTTCAGTGCTGCTTGCATCTGCCGGGAACCGACGTATGGATTCTGCGATAAGTTCCTCACCACTACTGTGGCCGTAGTTATGGGAATGAGAGAATAGAGCCTGTGCTAAATCGGAAATTTTGACACGATGATCGTGGATCGCGTCGGCAATTGCATGATGGAGTTGATCTCCATCTAAGTGATCTTTTGCGAGATCAGTTATGGTCCGTATCGGGGATGTTACTGGGATTCCCTCGATAACGGTGATGTCGGACGTGGGGATGCTTGCCATACGATGCCGAATGTCGGCAGCAGAGGTTTGTTTGCGTAAAGAAGATGTGAACGTGTGTACAGCCGGTGTGATATCCCCTAAATTTAATACACTGGCTGCCGAAACATGAGAAACCACAATCGGAGACTCGTCTTTTAGTCTATCTTCCCCCAGAATCCGCGGTGATGTTGATAGCCATGCAGCCCTAATCTCTGTCAGTGAATCTTCTGCAACTCCGGCAAGGATATAAACGCCGCGTCGCACCCGTCGAATAACGTCTCTTTGGAACAGTCTGGTCATCGTCGTGGTATCTACGCCAGAATCAGCAGCCTGTGCAGAGGTGACGAGGCCATGCTGTAAGTATCCAAAAGCATCGAGAATTGGTTGAGCATCAGAAGCACGCATGTAGTAAAACTATCAGAGATGCCGATGGAATTCTATGTTTACTACATCCAGAATGTAGCAAACATAGCTTCTCCTAGCGATCTGATCCTATGTTTACTACATTCTGGATGTAGTAAACATAGTTTCTTTCGTCTCCCGGGTTTGTGTTGGAACCGTCTCAAGGACGAGATCTGCCGCCCGCTTCCCCTAGCTATCTAGCTGAAGTGTGGAAGGGTCTGGCACTTTCTCGTATTCTGAACGAAACCGCGGCTGCTTTTCGACATAATCCCTGATGGAAGAATCAGAGGCTCCGAGTGCGCTGGCTAACCAAATTTGCACGATTAAACTTGTTCGATCGTTAGTCTTAGCGATTTCTGCTGTTGGAGGAATTGTGCGGCTTAAATGTTTCATTGCTTGGTATGCTTTATTCGCATCTGAAACCCACTGGGGTGGTCTGGATTTTAGGCACAAACTGGAACAAGTCGTGGTTTTGCAGTGCCCGTGTCATTTAAGTCTATGCTACGACCACGAGGCGCTTCTTGTTAATCCTAGGTGGTGGCGACGGGTGTGCCCGTGATGAACTGTCGGTTGAACACCTTGAGAGCTTCGCGAGATGGCTCACCAGAAAAAGTTTTATTGATGGTCTTCACATCACGGTTTTTAAACGCGTATGCCAGAGAATTTAGACCGAGATCTGAGAGCAAAGAGCGCTCTTTTCAGGTAATGCGGCCTATAGAATCGTCGCCAGTGGATGTGGTGAATGGTCAAGTTCATTTGAGTGGTGTTTCTCCCTTTAGGAACTCACAACGAACATCATTTCTTATGGACAAGACATCCAAGCTAAAAGGGTGACTACTATTCGGGGCAATCACACTTAAGAAATCTAAAATCTCTTATGCAACAGTACGGCCGTCAACAAAGACCTTCTTGGGCATAGGCCTATGCAAAGCCCATTCAAATTGGATGGGCTTTTCGCCTCTGTGGGAGACATAGTCAATCTTGCCCAGGAAAGCATAGGCAGCTGCTGTACCCACCTCATTGTCACTGTGGAACCGCGAATGCTATTTCCGCGCTCTTTGTGGTGGATGTAGCGCTGACCTGACGGACTTGCCAGCGTGGTGCGGTTTTGAGATTCCCAATGTAAAAGCTCCGGCGAGATCGGATAGTCGCGGTAGTCGGTGGCAGCGCTTGTGCCTGCTCGCTTTTTAAAAGTCACGAGGAAAAGGTCAGTGCGCAGCTTTTCGATGTATCGTACGCCCTCGCGCGGCAATGAAATCATGTCTTTCAAAGGTTTATCTTCTAAAGCACCGATGAGCTCCGCCAAGGAGTAATCCGCATGAGACTGCAAGATACTTACCCCAGAAGCCTGCGGAACAACGCGGGAAGCACTAATGCCGTATTCCATAATCTGGCGTAGTTCTTCGCGCACGGCAGGGAAGCGGCGCAGGAGATTCACGGCTTCGGCGAAGCCTGCCGGAAGAAGATTTTGCGGTTGGTTCGCCCAGAAAGACAGCACGAGCATTCGTGCATAGGAGCGCAGTTCTTCATCGAATGAAACAGGGTCAGGTCCTACCGGATCTAATACACGCAAGTAGTTCTCTGCCCGCGCGCGGTCGTTGATGTGCAGCATGGTGCGCAGCCTTTTTAGCAGAAACTCTTCCGTAGTGCGGTCTTGTTCTGGAACTGGAACAAACGCTTCGGGGGCATCGATATTTTCTGTCTCGCGCACCAGCCGTGTCCAGGAATATTGATTGGAGCTGCGGGTTTTA
This region of Corynebacterium casei LMG S-19264 genomic DNA includes:
- a CDS encoding Abi family protein; amino-acid sequence: MARKSRGHAQRDQNVLEHIGTDRMHSYLAEVQGHPGRALNLYRWNAELSSSFWPLISVTEVSLRNALDEYLGQWCQNNGGHRDWLLRIDQAPRDLKDEFGGKARTFRSRADDAKKIRDTGTGLTIVPHRRQNAPLTNGDILSQITLGEWGNVIPSAPRPLDDGSIALFPDPTTAQRRERLWNQVICRAFPAGEQPYALAGDINRLKLFRNRIAHHEPIFAVNYRRHRNDLLRVLRSVAPPVHEWYTSSDPLPEVFRNDPRNS
- a CDS encoding IS110 family RNA-guided transposase, giving the protein MTTDIDFSAKPVAGVDTHTDTHTVATVTATGRHLATETFPTTRAGYTHLTEFLNKHGVGTVGVEGTNSFGAGLTRHLIDRGYTVVEVLRPKRSIRRRDGKSDPVDALAAARQVLSGEGLSTPKDSTGPVESLRALQITRKQLVSTTTTLITTIKSMLVTAPNDIRARYGTMTNHTLVNALVYCRPSPDLSDPRNGVLTSLKILATTYRALRVQCDELEARIAALVSMINPHVSNIVGCGALVSADLLISIGDNPERIHSEAALANLCGVAPLPASSGRTNRHRLNRGGDRRANSALYRIALVRMRYDQRTKAYVARRTAEGLSKKEIIRCLKRAIIREVYRVICTKRSTPQPRDLRRDELKELRIAKQLTQVYVAQHLGCAPARISDIETGKRPLTELASAYEKFLKTA
- a CDS encoding IS256 family transposase — protein: MAAAPYSIDPTTYLDELLAQASPDLMREMLQGFINQILSTQADQVCGAEYATSSESRTNVRNGYRHRDLDTRVGTIDVAVPKLRTGSFFPDWLLQRRTRAERALTTVIATCYLKGVSTRRMNDLVASLGINNLSKSQVSEMAKDLDGMVEDFRTRPLDTGPYLYVSCDALTMKVREGGRVVKTSVLLATGVNAEGYRELLGMQVATSESVASWTGFFRDLKARGLNEVYLVTSDAHLGIQHAIGEVLPNASWQRCRTHFAKNLSSMVPKTQWPTLSAMFHTIFQQPDAQAVWNQAREVVAFCEEKFPHVAHYLEEALEELLAFTHAPKSVWTKIWSNNPTERHNREIRRRTDVVGIFPNRDAVIRLVGAVLAEQHDDWIQQNRYMSLTSLEHTKAMINANVIDADNTQEVA
- a CDS encoding nucleotidyl transferase AbiEii/AbiGii toxin family protein, with translation MNNSQRALETARKRTQLLNKLRKEAQNQKVAALNVQHQFAFDMFLTRLFSHAECPWVLKGGTSLLLRIGSGRRSKDIDLARNDHLQPSEALKELSHFVNTPGPTDPDFSFVLKEPARDNQDPQDLTRDSIKVAMNIGGYKIVDFSLDLSTQQHLDCPVDQVPIAPVIEHESLPPGTIVSMVAVENVMADKLCACYELHRGTEASTRFHDLIDLVRITTSQPLDAKKLSKLVSRENENRPTVVLPKSLEVPGPKWEKGYSKQARSAADFPAIYQKLEVALETVGKCLNDLLSGKGISGTWNPDGQVRLSGVSAFR
- a CDS encoding type IV toxin-antitoxin system AbiEi family antitoxin domain-containing protein, coding for MRASDAQPILDAFGYLQHGLVTSAQAADSGVDTTTMTRLFQRDVIRRVRRGVYILAGVAEDSLTEIRAAWLSTSPRILGEDRLKDESPIVVSHVSAASVLNLGDITPAVHTFTSSLRKQTSAADIRHRMASIPTSDITVIEGIPVTSPIRTITDLAKDHLDGDQLHHAIADAIHDHRVKISDLAQALFSHSHNYGHSSGEELIAESIRRFPADASSTEASQFSALVQALGNPSNGVFENPMAALNRELHASILKSSLADSYMNMARPIIGSFPDPPWKSAMQKNAELLAEISGSFPSFAIPALDTTSQLSEIMQTISPKINWDLIWGDIADNKGETAANHNDAKGDDE